From Streptomyces qinzhouensis, one genomic window encodes:
- a CDS encoding RICIN domain-containing protein yields the protein MRKALIAALSAVVVPAALLGTAGPAQAGPPPVGPAAAAPVTPEQAAAGKRLAAAGTVTIKNRYNDRCLQARGDVAGSEARLVNCDVNDPRQQWDVAWV from the coding sequence ATGAGGAAAGCCCTGATCGCAGCCCTGTCGGCGGTGGTGGTCCCGGCCGCCCTGCTGGGCACCGCCGGCCCCGCGCAGGCGGGCCCGCCGCCGGTGGGCCCGGCCGCCGCCGCGCCGGTGACTCCGGAGCAGGCCGCCGCGGGCAAGAGACTCGCCGCCGCGGGCACCGTCACCATCAAGAACCGCTACAACGACCGCTGTCTGCAGGCCAGGGGCGATGTGGCGGGCTCCGAAGCGCGGCTGGTGAACTGCGACGTCAACGACCCGCGGCAGCAGTGGGACGTCGCCTGGGTCTAG
- a CDS encoding response regulator — protein sequence MDGTAIAEVTVVVVDGDPVFRMGMTALLGSVSGLSVVAEAATTDEAVAVVERYRPRVVVMDLRPGREGESGIDAARRLLRLRPQPAVLVVTVTDDDDSVLASLRSGARGYLLKGSDQAVLERAVRAVANGETLLGPGVGQRIAARLAGPYPGRPAPLLCGLTPREHEVLDLVARGLDNTAIARRLAVSPKTVRNHVSAVLTKLHTASRAEAIVRAREAGLGRER from the coding sequence ATGGACGGCACAGCAATCGCGGAGGTCACCGTCGTCGTCGTGGACGGTGATCCGGTCTTCCGGATGGGGATGACGGCCTTACTCGGCTCGGTGTCCGGGCTGTCCGTGGTGGCCGAGGCGGCGACCACCGACGAGGCCGTCGCCGTGGTCGAGCGGTACCGGCCCCGGGTGGTGGTGATGGACCTGCGTCCGGGCCGGGAAGGGGAGTCCGGGATCGACGCCGCGCGGCGGCTGCTGCGGCTGCGGCCCCAGCCGGCCGTCCTGGTCGTGACCGTGACCGACGACGACGATTCCGTCCTCGCCTCACTGCGGTCGGGGGCCCGCGGCTATCTCCTCAAGGGGTCGGACCAGGCCGTTCTGGAACGCGCGGTACGGGCGGTCGCCAACGGCGAGACCCTGCTCGGGCCCGGGGTCGGCCAGCGCATCGCCGCCCGGCTGGCCGGGCCGTATCCGGGCCGTCCCGCTCCGCTGCTGTGCGGGCTGACGCCCAGGGAGCACGAGGTGCTGGATCTGGTGGCCCGAGGCCTCGACAACACGGCGATCGCCCGGCGGCTGGCGGTGAGCCCGAAGACCGTGCGGAATCATGTCTCCGCCGTCCTCACCAAACTCCACACCGCCAGCCGTGCGGAGGCGATCGTCCGGGCCCGGGAGGCGGGTCTCGGCCGGGAGCGCTGA
- a CDS encoding DUF5997 family protein, which produces MTSHQSAQTMKPATAAKKLGVYLEATPAEFREGVVSRDRLNALQADPPTWLQDLRRDGPHPRPVVAAKLGISISGLARGGITDPLTTEQIEALKQESPEWLVRERATQAEVRKEAVRLKDRRKEQETERPAEGGSSRS; this is translated from the coding sequence ATGACGTCGCACCAGAGCGCCCAGACCATGAAGCCCGCCACAGCGGCGAAGAAGCTGGGTGTGTACCTCGAAGCCACCCCCGCCGAGTTCCGGGAAGGGGTCGTTTCCCGCGACCGGCTGAACGCGCTCCAGGCCGACCCGCCGACCTGGCTGCAGGACCTGCGCCGGGACGGTCCGCATCCGCGGCCGGTCGTCGCCGCCAAGCTCGGGATCTCCATTTCCGGGCTCGCGCGCGGCGGGATCACCGATCCGCTCACCACCGAGCAGATCGAGGCGCTGAAGCAGGAGTCCCCGGAGTGGCTGGTGCGCGAGCGCGCCACCCAGGCGGAGGTCCGCAAGGAGGCGGTTCGTCTCAAGGACCGCCGCAAGGAGCAGGAGACCGAGCGCCCGGCCGAGGGCGGCTCGTCCCGCTCCTGA
- a CDS encoding LysR substrate-binding domain-containing protein, with amino-acid sequence MPGATPAKWVRIWRERLPDVPLELIQAPMAEVSALLRDGGAEAGLVRLPVDRTVFSAIPLYTETTVVIVPKDHVVAAVDEVSSGELADDIVLHPLDDALGWETLPGRPALQRPETTADAVELVAAGVGLLVVPQSLARLHHRRDLTYRTVVDAPQSSVALCWREDATTDLVEDLIGIVRGRTVNSSRGRRAAPEEKKTTEKKTTRKPAAAKVAKGAKSGRTAGAGRTTAKPSRGTTAGRGRPRRRG; translated from the coding sequence GTGCCGGGAGCGACTCCCGCCAAATGGGTGAGGATCTGGCGGGAGCGGCTGCCGGACGTCCCGCTGGAACTGATCCAGGCACCGATGGCGGAGGTGTCCGCGCTGCTGCGCGACGGGGGCGCGGAGGCGGGGCTGGTGCGGCTGCCGGTCGACCGCACGGTCTTCAGCGCCATCCCGCTCTACACCGAGACCACGGTGGTGATCGTCCCGAAGGACCATGTGGTGGCGGCGGTGGACGAGGTGTCCTCCGGTGAGCTGGCCGACGACATCGTGCTGCACCCCCTCGACGATGCCCTCGGCTGGGAGACCCTGCCCGGCCGTCCCGCGCTCCAGCGCCCGGAGACGACGGCGGACGCCGTCGAACTGGTGGCCGCGGGAGTGGGCCTGCTGGTGGTCCCGCAGTCGCTGGCCCGGCTGCACCACCGCCGGGACCTGACGTACCGGACCGTCGTGGACGCCCCGCAGTCCTCGGTCGCGCTCTGCTGGCGCGAGGACGCCACCACCGATCTGGTCGAGGACCTGATCGGGATCGTCCGCGGCCGGACGGTCAACAGCAGCCGGGGCCGCCGCGCCGCTCCCGAAGAGAAGAAGACCACGGAGAAGAAGACCACGAGGAAGCCCGCCGCCGCCAAGGTCGCGAAGGGCGCCAAGAGCGGCCGGACCGCGGGCGCGGGCCGGACCACCGCCAAGCCGTCCCGCGGTACCACCGCCGGGCGCGGGCGGCCCCGCCGCCGCGGCTGA